Within the Deltaproteobacteria bacterium genome, the region GAGGTCTAATAAAAAACCCGCTGGGACAAAAGTTCCAGCGGGTTCAACCTAAGGAGGGGCTTTCACCCCGGATAAAAACTATTTTTCCTTTTTTTGGTAACGTTTACGGAAACGATCGATACGTCCACCTGCGTCTACATATTTTTGTCGACCCGTAAAAAAAGGATGACATTGCGAACAAATTTCGGTGTGAAACTCTTTAACCGTTGAAACTGTTTTAAAGGTTGCACCGCAACCACAAACAACGATTACTTCTTGAACTTGAGGGTGAAGACTCTTTTGCATAGGGGAAAATTCCTAAAATTGGTCTTGCAACTATCAAATGGGGCCTGCCCTGGCAAGGGTATTTTAAGGCTTCTGAGTGATCTTTGTAACAGCCTGATTTTATTTACTTAAATTCCCTTATCTGGGCGGGACACAGGCCAATGCATCCCCAATTATAGTAGGAGAACTCTCATTCCCATATATTGGATTATAGTAACATCTTCGGGTTGTCGCCCCGGTTGTGGGATTAAATTCGTAGGCGATCATCGTGTAGTTAATTCTTTGCTGATTAATCACTATGCTTTGAGCAGATTCATAATATCGCTTTAATTCGGTTCGTCGATTATTTTCATTCAGGATCGTTAAAGTTGAGATACGTCCGTTATTAAAATAAGTGTATTGAAGTCGTTCTTCAAAGATCCCATCACCATTTTCGTCATATCTTTCTTCTCTAAGCTTACCCGTTGTGGGGTCGTAATCGTATTCTACAATATAATTGATCGAACCATCATTTCCGTAATCTTCTTCCTGTCTAATTTCACGCCCTGTTTCTGGATCGTAGAAAACTTTAGAACGTGTAGTGTCTTTCCTGCCATCAATAAATTGAGTGCATGTGGAGACAGTGGTTTTTGATACAACCTTTCCATCGGCATTGTATTCAGGAGAAAGTTCGCCATCACACGCAGCAGCTTGGCTAGAACTATGCCAAAGTTCTTTTTCAACTCGGTCAGTATTATTTTGATAATAATAACAACTCTTATCAGAATAACCTCCGTTCGACCGATAACTGAAGTAAGCGATCTCGAGATTATTAACATCTGAGGTCGATACACTGTAGGTTTCATAGTCAAGTGTTCGATACCTGCTGATTTCAACTTCATTTACTTTAGCATCAGCATAATCTGCTGAATTTGGATCGGCGGTGTAGGTAAAAGTTCTTGGATCCCAAGTTTGGCACACTTCATCGGTGATTTTTTTCAGATCAAAGGAAGTTGTAGGTGCGTTGTTTGGCTTATTACTTTCCGGTTGCCCTTCCTGTTTGGCCGGATCGTCAGGTGAACCCCCTGAACTACAAGCCATTAAAAATAAAAGTGAAATTAAAGTAAGACAATAACGTTTCATCCCAGACCCCTTTTGAAAACCCCCATTTGTCATTGCGATCGTGTCACCCCCGCCCCTGCCTACGCAGGAGGTAAATTCCGATGGGGACCCATGGTGACAGAGCAATCTCAACTCATTATCGCTCCACACATGAACTTTTGTCAATGTCACCGTTTTTAAGGCAAAGCAAAGTCAGAAAATGAAGATGTGTAAAACGGCTAAAGGTTGCACGGCTTGGGGGGCAAAGGGGGATTTTACATCGATATTTTTGCTCATCGTCATTGGATAATAAATACTTTTATTAATGATTTCATAGGAGTATTGAAATTTTACCCTTCCTCCGTCATGGCACGAAGCTTGCTTAAATAGAGGGGGAATTACTTTGGGAGTTTTTATGGTTGATGGGGTTGGAGATGCAAAACAAAAGGCCATCTTGAGTTGTGAGCCTAATACTCAAGGCTTAGCCGCCGAGGCTGCAGGACAGGCTGAAATGCAAAATTTAGAGAGGGTAGTGACGGATCCCCAGTTTATCCCTGCCCAGGACATTTATGACTTTTTACAGTCAGGGACACTCCCTTTAAATCATCCTCTCTCCCTTCGTTCGCGGCAGTGGGGTGCTGTGAATCGACTGGTGGATAAGATCAAAAATCGCATTCCTCAAGAACTAGCCGAAAATCCAGCCGCTCGTAGTGAATATGAACGTGAACTAATCACCCAAATTTTAGCGGAGTTTTATTTTCCACGCTCTTTAGGGTTGGTCTATGATGCTCAGATGGAAACGGCATTGGATGCCACCCAGGCCCTAGAGCAACAGGCCGTGCAGTGTCGGGAGTTGAGTTACATCTTTGTAATTATGGCAAGGCAGGCGGGGTTGAATGCCTTTTTTATGGGGGTCGATCGCTACCAAGATGGCCGTACCCCTTACGAAATGGGCATGGGCCATATGCTAGCAGGCGTGTTGCTGAGCGATGGCACGGTATTGCAAGCAGACCCTACCGAAGAGTTTGTCAGCAGTGAGGTCATGCCCGGCCATTGTGAAGTGCATTTTGAAAGTGATCAGGAGGTAGCGAGTGATTATGTAGCTAGCAAGGCCTTTTTTGAGGATCTTAAAAGTAGAAGCGAAAATGCCAATGAGTTTTATTATCGAGCGGCGATTCTCAACCCCGAGAATGGCATGGCCCGTTTAGGAAATTTGTATCACGCTAAATTTGATAGTGCAACAGAAGCTATCGGTTATTACCAAAACTTAGCTAATTATCTTCCCCATAACCCTGAAATTCAATTAGTGACGGGTCAGGTTTATGCACAATCTCAAGATGGCGACCAGGCCCTCTTTTATTTTCAACGTGCCATCGAATTATCAAAAGATGTGGTTTACGCCGAAGCCTATCTGTCTAGCATTGAGGTGTTGGAAGCAGCCATGCAAAAGTATAAGCCAATGCCTTTAAATTTATCTTTCGAAGAAAAGCAAAATCGTTGGGTGCAGTTACATTTAACCTTACTCAATTGCGAACCCTACAATGCCTACGACGCCTATCTTTTGGAAAAGGCATCCCAATTGTTTCTAGAAACCTTGCAAAAAAATCGTGTTGAGCTGGGGGATAGTGATTATGAGCAAGAAGATCTCTTAAAACAGGCAGAAGATTTTGTTGCCCGGCATCGCATTGCTTTTGACCAATTGCCAAGTGTGGTCAAAGAATTAACAGAATTGGGTTATTACACTGAGGCCCTCAAGCTAACTGAGCGATTTTTGGGTTTGAACGGCTGGTTGCAGTTATGGCAAGCAGACGACAGAACGACTCTTAATATGGAGCTACTCCACGGAGAAATTCCCTATCTTAAGGGACTGAAGGCCCTTGCCAAAGAGAATTGGCAAAACTCTCCACATTGGGCAGAGATAACTCACCTATTTAGCCGGGTCATGGCTGACGAAGGCTACCCCGGTAGCGGCCATTTTACCCTGGCCGTTCGGTTTGCCAAGAGGCTTTTGTTGTTGGTCCCTAACGACATTGAGGCGCGCCAATTTTTGGCCT harbors:
- the rpmE gene encoding 50S ribosomal protein L31 translates to MQKSLHPQVQEVIVVCGCGATFKTVSTVKEFHTEICSQCHPFFTGRQKYVDAGGRIDRFRKRYQKKEK